A window of Raineyella sp. W15-4 contains these coding sequences:
- a CDS encoding VOC family protein — protein sequence MSLPAPYIAFRGQAREAMEFYQTVFGGDLTLSTYGEFGFEGGPADGIMHSTLKGDNFELMASDTPPGMPHQEGSQISLSLAGPRADEEKLRGWFEQLAAGGTVNMPLEKQVWGDLYGDVTDRYGLRWMVDIGQED from the coding sequence ATGTCATTGCCCGCCCCCTACATCGCCTTCCGCGGCCAGGCCCGCGAGGCCATGGAGTTCTACCAGACCGTCTTCGGCGGCGACCTCACGCTGTCGACGTACGGAGAGTTCGGGTTCGAAGGCGGCCCGGCCGACGGCATCATGCACAGCACCCTCAAGGGCGACAACTTCGAGTTGATGGCCTCCGACACCCCGCCCGGCATGCCGCACCAGGAGGGTAGCCAGATCTCGCTGAGCCTGGCCGGCCCCAGGGCCGACGAGGAGAAGCTGCGCGGCTGGTTCGAGCAGCTCGCCGCCGGTGGCACCGTCAACATGCCGCTGGAGAAGCAGGTCTGGGGCGATCTCTACGGCGACGTCACCGACCGCTACGGCCTGCGCTGGATGGTCGACATCGGCCAGGAGGACTGA
- a CDS encoding YibE/F family protein gives MSHSHAHTVTAPSTVEGALRHRRASQILIVILVPLAIWTLVGLVLLWPTNLAAHIQKDVAQFSVAGMTMPKGEVQAVNEISCAGLEGATSTTSQVCAALTVKLLDGEDAGKEVQVNATAAIYRSGIQPGQRVVIYRVPTVDGQANYQFADFARTAPVVFFAVLFLLVTVAVARRRGLLSVLGLAWAGFIMVAFVFPALIAGSNAILVTLVGASAIMFVALYLTHGFNTRTTTALLGTLFGLGLAALLSYVALNWAHLTGVATEEDYTLGSAAPDMKLTAVVLSGMIIAALGGLNDVTITQASAVWELADDPDKSAGQIFRQAMRIGRDHVASTVYTIVFATVGTSMSVLLLLAMYDRPLYSTIMTEQFAVEILRTLVGAIGLTLAMPLTTGIGALLVSRRSGAGDEIDAGTVATPNTSDELVDVDDYHPRPEGSLTAD, from the coding sequence GTGTCCCACTCACATGCCCACACCGTCACCGCACCGAGCACCGTCGAGGGTGCCCTCCGGCACCGCCGCGCCTCCCAGATCCTGATTGTCATCCTGGTCCCGCTGGCGATCTGGACCCTGGTCGGGCTGGTGCTGCTGTGGCCGACCAATCTCGCCGCCCACATCCAGAAGGATGTCGCGCAGTTCTCCGTCGCCGGCATGACCATGCCCAAGGGCGAGGTGCAGGCGGTCAACGAGATCAGCTGCGCCGGGCTGGAGGGCGCGACGTCGACGACCAGCCAGGTGTGTGCCGCGCTGACCGTCAAGCTGCTCGACGGTGAGGACGCCGGCAAGGAGGTCCAGGTGAACGCCACCGCGGCGATCTACCGGTCCGGCATCCAGCCGGGGCAGCGGGTGGTGATCTACCGGGTGCCGACCGTCGACGGCCAGGCGAACTACCAATTCGCCGATTTCGCCCGGACCGCGCCGGTGGTCTTCTTCGCGGTGCTGTTCCTGCTGGTGACGGTCGCGGTGGCCCGGCGGCGCGGCCTGCTGTCGGTGCTCGGGCTGGCCTGGGCCGGGTTCATCATGGTCGCCTTCGTCTTCCCCGCCCTGATCGCCGGATCGAACGCCATCCTGGTCACCCTGGTCGGCGCCTCGGCGATCATGTTCGTCGCGCTGTACCTCACCCACGGGTTCAACACCCGGACCACCACAGCTCTGTTGGGCACCCTCTTCGGCCTGGGGCTCGCCGCGTTGCTGTCGTACGTGGCGCTGAACTGGGCCCATCTCACCGGGGTAGCGACGGAGGAGGACTACACCCTCGGCTCGGCCGCCCCGGACATGAAGCTCACCGCGGTGGTGCTCTCCGGGATGATCATCGCCGCCCTCGGTGGCCTGAACGACGTGACCATCACTCAGGCCTCCGCCGTCTGGGAGCTGGCCGACGATCCGGACAAGTCGGCCGGGCAGATCTTCCGCCAGGCGATGCGGATCGGGCGCGACCACGTCGCCTCGACGGTCTACACCATCGTCTTCGCCACCGTGGGCACCAGCATGTCGGTGCTGCTCCTGCTGGCGATGTACGACCGGCCGCTCTACTCCACGATCATGACCGAACAGTTCGCCGTGGAGATCCTGCGGACCCTGGTCGGCGCCATCGGCCTGACCCTGGCGATGCCACTGACCACCGGGATCGGTGCCCTGCTGGTGAGCCGGCGCTCCGGTGCCGGCGACGAGATCGACGCCGGCACGGTCGCCACCCCCAACACCAGCGACGAACTGGTCGACGTCGACGACTACCACCCGCGTCCTGAGGGCTCGCTGACCGCCGACTGA
- a CDS encoding bifunctional adenosylcobinamide kinase/adenosylcobinamide-phosphate guanylyltransferase: protein MPRTVVTGGVRSGKSTYAERLLAGEPAVTYVAPGPVPDPAVDPEWAARVAAHQARRSGGWITVETADVATAVRAARTPVLIDCLGTWVTRTIDELGTWDVPRAEWVGDFLTRLDDLVDAWAGSDQSLVAVTNEVGWGVVPSYPSGRVFADLLGRTNQAIAAVSDRLVLMVAGRPLEVR from the coding sequence GTGCCGCGCACTGTCGTCACCGGGGGTGTCCGGTCAGGGAAGTCCACTTACGCCGAGAGATTACTGGCCGGCGAGCCGGCGGTGACGTACGTCGCCCCCGGCCCGGTGCCCGACCCGGCCGTCGACCCCGAGTGGGCCGCCCGGGTCGCCGCCCATCAGGCCCGCCGGTCCGGGGGCTGGATCACCGTCGAGACCGCCGATGTCGCCACGGCCGTCCGGGCCGCCCGGACACCGGTGCTGATTGACTGCCTGGGCACCTGGGTGACCCGGACGATCGACGAGCTGGGCACCTGGGACGTCCCGCGCGCCGAGTGGGTCGGCGACTTCCTGACGCGGCTGGACGACCTGGTCGACGCCTGGGCCGGCAGTGACCAGTCGCTTGTCGCGGTGACCAACGAGGTCGGTTGGGGCGTCGTACCGTCCTATCCGTCGGGGCGGGTGTTCGCCGACCTGCTCGGCCGGACGAACCAGGCGATCGCCGCGGTCAGTGACCGGCTGGTGCTGATGGTCGCCGGCCGGCCCCTGGAGGTCCGGTGA
- a CDS encoding precorrin-6A/cobalt-precorrin-6A reductase, translated as MTFLVLGDARPAQDLAMLLQEAGIPVICALFGDEHPRLPVPPIELIAGGFGGPEGLVAFLQERHVRGIVDASHPFAAEITRDAVAAARTVGVPLVRLLPPAWEAQRWPSAWRWVADEAAAKRVVGRLGGTRPFLSLGRESLRGFADWDDRYVLARVYAPPAWPVPARWEVIRSSGRPHTYPEELVLLSSRRIDVMVTQDTGGPLDEAKLRVAERLGIFVVMIRRPALPDGLRVVQTVDAARAWVARRWRPQDF; from the coding sequence GTGACCTTCCTGGTCCTCGGCGACGCACGACCCGCCCAGGACCTGGCGATGCTGTTGCAGGAGGCGGGGATCCCGGTGATCTGCGCCCTGTTCGGGGACGAGCATCCGCGGCTGCCGGTCCCGCCGATCGAGCTGATCGCCGGCGGTTTCGGCGGTCCCGAGGGGCTGGTGGCGTTCCTGCAGGAGCGCCACGTCCGCGGCATCGTTGACGCGAGCCATCCGTTCGCCGCCGAGATCACCCGGGACGCGGTCGCCGCCGCCCGTACGGTCGGGGTGCCCCTGGTCCGGCTGCTGCCACCGGCCTGGGAGGCCCAACGCTGGCCGTCCGCCTGGCGCTGGGTGGCCGACGAGGCGGCGGCGAAGCGCGTGGTCGGGCGGCTCGGCGGCACCCGCCCGTTCCTCAGCCTGGGGCGCGAGTCGCTGCGCGGTTTCGCCGACTGGGACGACCGCTACGTGCTGGCCCGGGTCTACGCCCCGCCGGCCTGGCCGGTCCCGGCCCGCTGGGAGGTGATCCGCTCCAGCGGCCGACCGCACACCTACCCGGAGGAACTGGTGCTGCTCTCCAGCCGGCGGATCGACGTGATGGTGACCCAGGACACCGGCGGCCCGCTGGACGAGGCCAAGCTGCGGGTCGCCGAGCGGCTGGGCATCTTCGTCGTGATGATCCGCCGCCCCGCCCTGCCCGACGGGCTGCGGGTGGTGCAGACCGTCGACGCCGCCCGCGCCTGGGTGGCCCGGCGGTGGCGGCCGCAGGACTTCTGA
- a CDS encoding DUF2207 domain-containing protein: MTRSSRSSHRLLSSLRLLLLAVAALVLVATASAPARAADTPSIRRMDITAVAQRERGTMQVTQDFDMEFFGSGNHGPYVYLVTRQAITGDADHWRVLKVSNVRATSPTGAPAQLQVEDSSGTLKIRVGDPNRTVSGTQRYVISYDVTGVVNPDARGGDGDEIYWNAIGTGWESPMDRVTVTVQGPADVTGSTCYAGARGGSGACDGATASGDRAVFTQDHLAAGNGLTVVAQWPTGTFVDAAPVYTKRFTAANTVAAAPGPIGLGAGTLLVGGLLAAVAFLRRGRDRAYVGLTPGLRPAPGQESATGPRRREPVTVRFTPPDDATAGQVGTLIDGRAGRNDVVAGIVDLAVRGQLRIEEVPPTVGEDAGPLAKAFAQSKDKFTDWRLVRLREDRTDLPPHLQTLEDALFAKHEAPLLRHDLNTDIARIVQKEQNALQREMVSHGWYRIRPDVQRALWLVTGLLLVLVGIGLGFALGMGFGWGLVGLGPVALGIGIFVLGFFVSARTPEGSAVLAQAEGFKEYLMTAEADQIRVEEDHDIFSRYLPWAIAFGAESHWVGVFRELVAAGRPVAEPVWYHTWTGASVFAADNAFFGATGSFMDAASSSGVWASSGAGGMSGMSGGSVGGGVGGGGGGGW, from the coding sequence ATGACACGGTCGTCGCGGTCCTCGCACCGCCTCCTGTCGTCGCTGCGGCTGCTGCTGCTCGCCGTCGCGGCCCTGGTCCTCGTCGCCACCGCGTCGGCCCCCGCCCGGGCCGCCGACACCCCCTCGATCCGCCGGATGGACATCACCGCCGTCGCCCAGCGTGAGCGCGGGACGATGCAGGTCACCCAGGACTTCGACATGGAGTTCTTCGGCTCCGGCAACCACGGCCCGTACGTCTACCTCGTCACCCGCCAGGCGATCACCGGTGACGCCGACCACTGGCGGGTGCTGAAGGTCAGCAACGTACGCGCCACCAGCCCCACCGGCGCCCCCGCCCAGCTGCAGGTGGAGGACTCCTCCGGCACCCTCAAGATCCGGGTGGGTGACCCGAACCGGACGGTCTCCGGCACCCAGCGCTACGTGATCAGCTACGACGTCACCGGGGTGGTGAACCCCGATGCCCGTGGCGGCGACGGTGACGAGATCTACTGGAACGCCATCGGCACCGGCTGGGAGAGCCCGATGGACCGGGTCACTGTCACCGTGCAGGGACCGGCCGACGTCACCGGCAGCACCTGTTACGCCGGGGCCCGGGGCGGCTCCGGTGCCTGCGACGGCGCCACCGCCAGCGGTGACCGGGCGGTCTTCACCCAGGACCACCTCGCCGCCGGCAACGGCCTGACCGTGGTGGCGCAGTGGCCGACCGGCACCTTCGTCGACGCCGCACCGGTCTACACGAAGCGCTTCACCGCCGCCAACACCGTGGCCGCCGCCCCGGGGCCGATCGGGCTCGGCGCCGGCACCCTGCTGGTCGGCGGGCTGCTGGCCGCGGTGGCCTTCCTGCGGCGCGGCCGGGACCGGGCGTACGTCGGCCTCACCCCGGGGCTGCGCCCGGCCCCCGGGCAGGAGAGCGCCACCGGCCCGCGGCGTCGCGAGCCGGTGACCGTACGCTTCACCCCGCCCGACGATGCCACGGCCGGCCAGGTCGGCACCCTGATCGACGGCCGGGCCGGCCGCAACGACGTGGTCGCCGGGATCGTCGACCTCGCCGTCCGCGGCCAGCTGCGGATCGAGGAGGTGCCGCCGACGGTGGGGGAGGACGCCGGTCCGCTGGCAAAGGCGTTCGCCCAGAGCAAGGACAAGTTCACCGACTGGCGGCTGGTCCGGCTCCGCGAGGACCGTACGGATCTGCCGCCCCACCTGCAGACCCTCGAGGACGCACTGTTCGCCAAGCACGAGGCGCCGCTGCTGCGGCACGACCTCAACACCGACATCGCCAGGATCGTGCAGAAGGAGCAGAACGCCCTGCAGCGGGAGATGGTCAGCCACGGCTGGTACCGGATCCGTCCCGACGTCCAGCGGGCGCTGTGGCTGGTGACCGGCCTGCTCCTCGTCCTGGTCGGCATCGGCCTCGGGTTCGCCCTCGGCATGGGGTTCGGCTGGGGGCTGGTCGGCCTCGGACCGGTGGCGCTGGGGATCGGGATCTTCGTGCTCGGCTTCTTCGTCTCCGCGCGCACCCCGGAGGGCAGCGCGGTGCTGGCCCAGGCGGAGGGCTTCAAGGAGTACCTGATGACCGCCGAGGCGGACCAGATCCGGGTCGAGGAGGACCACGACATCTTCTCCCGGTACCTGCCGTGGGCGATCGCCTTCGGCGCCGAGTCGCACTGGGTCGGGGTGTTCCGCGAGCTGGTCGCGGCCGGTCGCCCGGTGGCGGAGCCGGTCTGGTACCACACCTGGACCGGGGCCTCGGTCTTCGCCGCCGACAACGCGTTCTTCGGGGCGACCGGGTCGTTCATGGACGCGGCGTCGAGCAGCGGCGTCTGGGCGTCGTCCGGTGCCGGGGGGATGTCCGGGATGAGTGGCGGCTCGGTGGGCGGCGGCGTCGGCGGGGGCGGCGGCGGAGGCTGGTGA
- a CDS encoding MurR/RpiR family transcriptional regulator produces the protein MRIAALASSLQPSERRVAEVIAADLAGSVECTAQQLADLAGVGRASVVRTARTLGYDGYPQLRVAVARELTFDPTPEAPTGDGTAVGALRAGIEAFGRSLPRMTAALTEGAVEEFLAGLDRADRVVIAASGLSTPLGLDAAMRLGAAGRPCEFLPDTLAQHIAAQQLAPGSVCLALSGSGASRPTLATAGAARDAGARVLAVTSFADAPLVALAHTTLVVPPVTGSFRDELLHTSRAALVLVLEHLVELLVERRGGRSGQARAAVLAVLGDSLGE, from the coding sequence GTGCGCATCGCCGCGCTCGCCTCGTCGCTGCAACCCAGCGAGCGACGTGTCGCCGAGGTCATCGCGGCGGATCTCGCCGGATCCGTCGAGTGCACGGCGCAGCAACTCGCGGATCTCGCCGGTGTGGGCCGGGCATCGGTGGTGCGCACCGCGCGGACCCTCGGGTACGACGGCTATCCGCAGCTCCGGGTGGCCGTCGCCCGTGAGCTGACCTTCGACCCGACGCCGGAGGCACCGACCGGGGACGGCACCGCCGTCGGCGCGCTGCGGGCGGGGATCGAGGCGTTCGGCCGCAGCCTGCCGCGGATGACAGCGGCACTGACCGAAGGCGCCGTCGAGGAGTTCCTGGCCGGGCTCGACCGGGCCGACCGGGTGGTCATCGCCGCGAGCGGCCTGTCGACACCGCTGGGTCTCGACGCGGCCATGCGGTTGGGCGCCGCCGGCCGGCCGTGCGAGTTCCTGCCCGACACGCTCGCGCAGCACATCGCGGCGCAACAACTCGCGCCCGGGTCGGTGTGTCTGGCGCTGTCGGGTTCCGGGGCGAGCCGGCCCACGCTGGCCACGGCCGGGGCCGCCCGCGACGCCGGGGCACGGGTGCTGGCGGTGACCTCGTTCGCGGACGCTCCGCTCGTGGCGCTGGCTCACACCACGCTCGTGGTGCCGCCGGTCACCGGGAGCTTCCGCGACGAGCTGCTGCACACCTCCCGGGCGGCCCTGGTGCTGGTGCTGGAGCACCTCGTGGAACTGCTGGTCGAGCGGCGCGGGGGCCGGTCCGGCCAGGCGCGGGCCGCGGTGCTCGCCGTGCTGGGGGACAGCCTCGGCGAGTAG
- the phnE gene encoding phosphonate ABC transporter, permease protein PhnE: MSASVLPTKPDAVVAPARPGRPLVRLAQLVTGAVVLAALWQLRLDWTTVAGLPASITHYLRLMFAAPDWSKLPYALQQTWVSVQMAWVGALLGVPVATVLGIPAAHGVGPLWLRLVLRGIFAVLRAVPEVVIAIVILTVTGLTPFTGALALAIGGIGTHAKWTYETIEAVPDGAAEAVRAAGGNLLETARWGLWPAAAPELMSLALYRFEINVRTSAILGLIGVGGVGDLLTGYTQYRTWDAVGVLILVVVVVTMAIDAASGAIRQRITKGARIRVAGTD; the protein is encoded by the coding sequence ATGAGCGCCTCGGTGCTCCCGACGAAGCCCGACGCCGTCGTCGCCCCGGCGCGGCCGGGCCGGCCGCTGGTCCGCCTCGCCCAGCTCGTCACCGGCGCGGTCGTCCTCGCCGCGCTCTGGCAGCTGCGGCTCGACTGGACGACCGTGGCCGGGCTGCCGGCCAGCATCACGCACTATCTGCGGCTGATGTTCGCCGCGCCCGACTGGTCGAAGCTGCCGTATGCGCTGCAGCAGACCTGGGTGTCGGTGCAGATGGCGTGGGTCGGTGCGCTGCTCGGCGTCCCGGTCGCCACCGTGCTCGGCATCCCGGCCGCGCACGGCGTGGGCCCGCTGTGGCTGCGCCTGGTGCTGCGCGGGATCTTCGCCGTGCTGCGCGCCGTCCCCGAGGTGGTGATCGCCATCGTCATCCTCACGGTGACCGGCCTGACACCGTTCACGGGTGCGCTCGCGCTGGCGATCGGCGGGATCGGCACACACGCCAAGTGGACGTACGAGACGATCGAGGCCGTGCCGGACGGCGCGGCCGAGGCGGTGCGCGCCGCCGGCGGCAACCTGCTCGAGACGGCACGGTGGGGGCTGTGGCCGGCCGCGGCGCCCGAGCTGATGTCGCTCGCGCTGTACCGGTTCGAGATCAACGTCCGCACCTCGGCGATCCTCGGGCTGATCGGTGTCGGCGGCGTGGGTGACCTGCTGACTGGTTACACCCAGTACCGTACGTGGGACGCTGTCGGTGTGCTGATCCTCGTCGTGGTGGTCGTGACGATGGCGATCGACGCCGCCTCGGGGGCGATCCGGCAGCGGATCACGAAGGGAGCACGTATCCGTGTGGCAGGGACCGACTGA
- the phnE gene encoding phosphonate ABC transporter, permease protein PhnE: MTPLAVPPRPRTWPRTVAVLALVVAITVVTITPALGGIEIDLATIARNGHFGAARIEKMLHPDLSILPRTWRPLQETLAMAVVGAAASAALALPLSLWAARPTNPGVGRRVVRAVLNVVRAVPDLVYATILVAMIGVGALPGVLTLVLFDLGVVVKLVSEAVDSADPTYLEAGHAAGGTQAQVNRVLAIPQTWPVYASQVLYSLELNVRISAVLGLVGAGGIGRLIDEMRGFYRYGALAVIIVEILVVVLLIEVASNVLRRRLR; encoded by the coding sequence GTGACCCCGCTCGCCGTCCCGCCGCGGCCGCGGACCTGGCCGCGGACGGTCGCCGTCCTCGCCCTGGTGGTGGCCATCACCGTCGTGACGATCACCCCCGCCCTCGGCGGGATCGAGATCGACCTCGCCACCATCGCCCGCAACGGGCACTTCGGTGCCGCCCGGATCGAGAAGATGCTCCACCCCGACCTCTCGATCCTGCCGCGCACCTGGCGGCCGCTGCAGGAGACCCTCGCAATGGCGGTGGTGGGCGCCGCCGCGTCCGCGGCACTCGCCCTGCCGCTGTCCCTGTGGGCCGCCCGGCCGACCAACCCCGGCGTGGGGCGCCGGGTGGTGCGCGCCGTGCTCAACGTGGTGCGGGCGGTCCCCGACCTGGTGTACGCCACGATCCTGGTGGCGATGATCGGCGTGGGAGCCCTGCCCGGCGTGCTCACCCTGGTGCTGTTCGACCTCGGTGTCGTCGTCAAGCTCGTCTCGGAGGCCGTCGACTCGGCCGACCCCACGTATCTGGAGGCCGGGCACGCCGCCGGCGGCACGCAGGCCCAGGTGAACCGGGTGCTCGCCATCCCCCAGACCTGGCCGGTGTACGCGAGCCAGGTGCTCTACTCCCTCGAGCTCAACGTCCGTATCTCCGCTGTCCTCGGCCTGGTCGGGGCGGGCGGGATCGGCCGGCTGATCGACGAGATGCGCGGGTTCTACCGGTACGGTGCCCTCGCCGTGATCATCGTGGAGATCCTCGTGGTCGTCCTGCTCATCGAGGTGGCGTCCAACGTGCTGCGCAGGAGGCTGCGATGA
- the phnC gene encoding phosphonate ABC transporter ATP-binding protein — translation MTEQLTPSPEAAVAPSGPWPVHLEDVAVRYPNGTQALRGISLDIAPGEMVSVVGLSGSGKSTLIRTINGLVAPTSGTVRVGPYDVGGLRGHRLRAVRGGIGMIFQAFNLADRASVYHNVLVGRFAHTPTWRTLLGLAGSADRELVLSALDSVGMLEKVWGRAGALSGGQKQRVAIARALAQQPRVMLADEPVASLDPPTAHSVMADLERINTERGLTVLVNLHLMDLARRYTTRMIGLRGGELVYDGPAATADDAVFGEIYGRPIQARDRLGQEW, via the coding sequence GTGACCGAACAGCTCACCCCGAGCCCGGAGGCGGCCGTCGCCCCCTCCGGGCCTTGGCCTGTCCACCTCGAGGACGTCGCCGTCCGCTACCCGAACGGCACCCAGGCGTTGCGCGGAATCTCCCTGGACATTGCGCCCGGCGAGATGGTCTCCGTCGTCGGCCTGTCCGGGTCCGGAAAGTCGACGCTGATCCGCACCATCAACGGCCTCGTGGCGCCGACGTCGGGCACGGTCCGCGTCGGCCCGTACGACGTCGGCGGCCTGCGGGGGCACCGCCTGCGCGCGGTGCGCGGCGGCATCGGGATGATCTTCCAGGCCTTCAACCTGGCCGACCGGGCGAGCGTCTACCACAACGTGCTGGTCGGGCGGTTCGCCCACACCCCGACCTGGCGGACGCTGCTCGGCCTCGCCGGCAGCGCGGACCGTGAGCTCGTCCTGTCGGCCCTCGACTCGGTCGGCATGCTCGAGAAGGTGTGGGGCCGCGCCGGCGCCCTGTCCGGTGGACAGAAGCAGCGTGTCGCGATCGCCCGGGCCCTGGCCCAACAGCCGCGGGTCATGCTGGCCGACGAGCCCGTGGCCAGTCTCGACCCGCCGACGGCGCATTCCGTGATGGCGGACCTCGAGCGGATCAACACCGAGCGTGGTCTGACCGTGCTGGTGAACCTGCACCTGATGGACCTGGCGCGCCGGTACACGACCCGGATGATCGGGCTGCGCGGCGGCGAGCTCGTCTACGACGGCCCGGCCGCCACCGCCGACGACGCGGTGTTCGGGGAGATCTACGGCCGGCCCATCCAGGCCCGCGACCGGCTGGGACAGGAGTGGTGA
- a CDS encoding phosphate/phosphite/phosphonate ABC transporter substrate-binding protein, with protein MRKSLFAPGALALAALTLTLAACGSSSTAAGGAASSAATSTAPWPSEITLALIPNEKVGDLVTSTKPLTDYLSQQLGVTVKGVVTKDYQAAVEAVCSGQAQIAIADAGSLAAAQDQCGAVPVLQDVRNGASSYAAEMFTSIGNASKYCTDTPVKATYAANGAQYLYCNGIADGSTNTGVGPKGLDALKKITPGTKVAFGNTTSPAGYQLPVLDLEAAGIKVDSLQQVPVTGNDNLIMAVYNGNAEVGFAYWDARSAIKATEVPDLGDKVVVFGLSEMYPNGGVVVGPDVPKDMSAKITELMGGYDKVDPATLKNIFGQTGWVPADASQIDLARKVTARFAAK; from the coding sequence ATGCGCAAGTCCCTGTTCGCGCCGGGCGCGCTCGCTCTCGCAGCCCTCACCCTGACTCTCGCGGCCTGCGGCTCGAGCTCCACCGCGGCCGGCGGTGCGGCCTCCTCCGCGGCCACCTCGACCGCACCCTGGCCCTCGGAGATCACCCTCGCCCTCATCCCCAATGAGAAGGTCGGTGACCTGGTCACCTCGACCAAGCCGCTGACCGACTACCTATCGCAGCAGCTCGGCGTCACCGTCAAGGGCGTCGTCACCAAGGACTACCAGGCCGCCGTCGAGGCCGTCTGCTCCGGCCAGGCCCAGATCGCCATCGCCGATGCCGGCTCGCTCGCCGCCGCCCAGGACCAGTGCGGCGCCGTCCCGGTGCTCCAGGACGTCCGCAACGGGGCATCCTCGTACGCCGCAGAGATGTTCACCAGCATCGGCAACGCGAGCAAGTACTGCACCGACACTCCGGTCAAGGCGACCTACGCCGCCAACGGCGCCCAGTACCTCTACTGCAACGGCATCGCCGACGGCAGCACGAACACCGGTGTCGGCCCGAAGGGGCTGGACGCGCTGAAGAAGATCACCCCCGGGACCAAGGTCGCCTTCGGCAACACGACCTCGCCCGCCGGCTACCAGCTGCCCGTCCTGGACCTGGAGGCCGCCGGCATCAAGGTCGACAGCCTCCAGCAGGTGCCGGTGACCGGCAACGACAACCTCATCATGGCCGTCTACAACGGCAACGCCGAGGTCGGCTTCGCCTACTGGGACGCGCGCTCGGCGATCAAGGCCACGGAGGTCCCCGACCTCGGTGACAAGGTCGTCGTGTTCGGTCTGTCGGAGATGTACCCCAACGGCGGTGTCGTCGTCGGCCCGGACGTGCCCAAGGACATGAGTGCCAAGATCACCGAACTCATGGGCGGCTATGACAAGGTCGACCCCGCGACGCTGAAGAACATCTTCGGCCAGACCGGCTGGGTGCCGGCCGATGCCAGCCAGATCGACCTGGCTCGGAAGGTCACCGCGCGGTTCGCGGCCAAGTGA
- a CDS encoding HAD family hydrolase, whose product MPHPTVVFDFDGTLALGHRPVLAYASHLADAAGDRRLFAEAVDALDRLDAGDPEFLDGYDAVRQVALAHAVSEVALEAAYQASRQDLGTPAAPVTAPEGLAEFLADLADDAHLVLATNAPAAGVERALVGLGAAEHLTERHCAVGKPAGLGAVVEKLLSDGPVLSVGDIWDYDLAPAARLGAATALVGPTASRTTHHPTMRGTTLADLYGDIQAWVASAARETLHPTDRKA is encoded by the coding sequence ATGCCCCACCCCACTGTCGTCTTCGACTTCGACGGAACCCTCGCGCTCGGCCACCGGCCGGTGCTCGCCTATGCGAGCCACCTCGCCGACGCGGCCGGAGACCGGCGGTTGTTCGCCGAGGCCGTCGATGCCCTCGACCGTCTGGACGCGGGTGACCCGGAGTTCCTCGACGGCTACGACGCCGTACGGCAGGTCGCGCTTGCCCACGCGGTGAGCGAGGTGGCACTCGAGGCGGCCTACCAGGCCAGCCGGCAGGACCTCGGCACTCCCGCCGCCCCGGTCACCGCACCCGAGGGCCTGGCGGAGTTCCTGGCGGATCTCGCCGACGATGCACACCTCGTGCTGGCCACCAACGCTCCGGCCGCCGGTGTCGAGCGGGCGCTGGTCGGTCTCGGTGCCGCCGAGCACCTGACCGAGCGGCACTGCGCGGTCGGCAAACCTGCCGGCCTGGGCGCTGTCGTCGAGAAGCTCCTCTCCGACGGTCCGGTGCTCAGCGTGGGCGACATCTGGGACTACGACCTGGCGCCGGCGGCCCGGCTCGGTGCTGCGACCGCGCTCGTCGGCCCGACGGCGAGCCGCACCACTCACCACCCGACGATGCGCGGCACCACCCTCGCCGACCTCTACGGCGACATCCAGGCTTGGGTCGCGTCCGCGGCCCGGGAAACGCTCCATCCCACTGATCGAAAGGCATGA